The proteins below are encoded in one region of Streptomyces roseirectus:
- a CDS encoding UvrD-helicase domain-containing protein, giving the protein MTDAYLDSPPLTDEQRAVVEQPWDARVLVTAGAGAGKTHTLVRRLDALCGHEDPEEALEAAEILVLTFSRAAARELRERIARHGERARRVRAQTFDAWAYGVLVQAYPDREWGAASFDERIGAAAEAVGKGALEAGDATPPAHVVIDEVQDLLGVRRELVETLLDRYQETCGFTVVGDAAQSVYGFQIEDPVERADETGRFFEWLRCSYPDDLVELRLTRNFRAITPEARIALPYGPRLQEVTDADEAAELYEELRDLLLEPANGMGDLTDGFVLDGLRDLTDTCAILTRDNRQALVVSGLLYEHGVEHRLRRPLEERPVPYWVAELLRRTGATGLTEDRFRALLAGIPLPYEPNADALWTVLRRATRSAGRGFLDLERLRGTVVDGRFPDEAADPEAARIVVSTVHRAKGLEFDRVIVLTPPSVAELRKLHKEELDLPAEARALYVAMTRARQDLYHAAPPEPPILKRAGGRKNGRRYVGGWRSYDRFGVVAEAGDVCRDTPPGSATDAPATQAYLLERVGPGSEVVLRKRHDMPMGEFQSPPYALTHEGREIGEMSERFREELFQVQKVNRAWDPWWPDEIHGLRVDTLETVSGGVAAGANAGLGERGVWIVPRLTGIGRFRRTDDEERDA; this is encoded by the coding sequence GTGACCGACGCCTATCTCGACAGCCCACCGCTCACCGACGAGCAGCGGGCCGTGGTCGAGCAGCCCTGGGACGCGCGGGTGCTGGTCACGGCCGGGGCCGGGGCGGGGAAGACGCACACGCTGGTGCGTCGGCTGGACGCGCTGTGCGGGCACGAGGATCCCGAGGAGGCTCTGGAGGCCGCCGAGATCCTGGTGCTGACCTTCTCCCGGGCCGCCGCCCGTGAGTTGCGGGAGCGGATCGCCCGGCACGGGGAGCGTGCCCGGCGGGTGCGGGCGCAGACCTTCGACGCGTGGGCGTACGGGGTGCTCGTCCAGGCGTACCCGGACCGGGAGTGGGGCGCGGCGTCCTTCGACGAGCGGATCGGGGCGGCAGCCGAGGCGGTCGGGAAGGGCGCGCTGGAGGCCGGTGACGCGACGCCGCCCGCCCATGTGGTGATCGACGAGGTGCAGGACCTGTTGGGGGTGCGCCGGGAGCTGGTGGAGACGCTGCTCGACCGCTACCAGGAGACGTGCGGCTTCACCGTGGTCGGCGACGCCGCCCAGTCGGTCTACGGCTTCCAGATCGAGGACCCGGTCGAACGCGCCGACGAGACCGGCCGGTTCTTCGAGTGGCTGCGGTGCTCGTACCCCGACGACCTGGTGGAGCTGCGTCTCACCCGGAACTTCCGGGCGATCACGCCCGAGGCCCGGATCGCGTTGCCGTACGGCCCCCGCCTCCAGGAGGTCACCGACGCGGACGAGGCGGCGGAACTCTACGAGGAGTTGCGCGATCTGCTCCTGGAACCGGCGAACGGCATGGGCGACCTCACCGACGGCTTCGTGCTGGACGGGCTGCGCGACCTCACCGACACCTGCGCGATCCTCACCCGCGACAACCGCCAGGCCCTGGTGGTCTCCGGTCTGTTGTACGAGCACGGCGTCGAGCACCGGCTGCGGCGTCCCCTGGAGGAGCGGCCGGTGCCGTACTGGGTGGCGGAGCTGTTGCGCCGTACCGGGGCGACCGGTCTCACCGAGGACCGGTTCCGCGCCCTGCTGGCGGGGATCCCGCTGCCGTACGAGCCGAACGCGGACGCCCTGTGGACGGTGCTGCGGCGGGCCACGCGGTCGGCCGGGCGCGGGTTCCTCGACCTGGAGCGGTTGCGCGGGACGGTCGTCGACGGCAGATTCCCGGACGAGGCGGCCGACCCGGAGGCGGCGCGGATCGTCGTCTCCACCGTGCACCGGGCCAAGGGCCTGGAGTTCGACCGGGTGATCGTCCTGACCCCGCCGTCCGTCGCCGAGCTGCGCAAGCTGCACAAGGAGGAGTTGGACCTGCCGGCCGAGGCGCGGGCCCTGTACGTGGCGATGACGCGCGCCCGCCAGGACCTCTATCACGCGGCGCCGCCGGAGCCGCCGATCCTCAAGAGGGCGGGGGGCCGGAAGAACGGCCGCCGGTACGTGGGGGGGTGGCGGTCGTACGACCGGTTCGGCGTCGTCGCCGAGGCGGGTGACGTCTGCCGGGACACTCCGCCCGGTTCCGCGACCGACGCGCCGGCGACCCAGGCATACCTCCTCGAACGGGTGGGCCCCGGGTCGGAGGTGGTGCTGCGCAAGCGGCACGACATGCCGATGGGTGAGTTCCAGAGTCCGCCGTACGCGTTGACGCACGAGGGACGGGAGATCGGCGAGATGTCGGAGCGGTTCCGCGAGGAGTTGTTCCAGGTGCAGAAGGTGAACCGGGCGTGGGACCCGTGGTGGCCCGACGAGATCCACGGGCTGCGGGTCGACACCCTGGAGACCGTGTCGGGCGGTGTCGCCGCCGGTGCCAACGCGGGGCTCGGCGAGCGGGGCGTGTGGATCGTCCCCCGGCTCACCGGGATCGGAAGATTTCGACGGACGGACGACGAGGAGCGGGACGCATGA